The following coding sequences lie in one Sphingobium sp. KCTC 72723 genomic window:
- a CDS encoding AAA family ATPase has translation MARGELMKRLLASYGRDEEFRAVAEQIITEEEAKNNKVLARSLRRSLEVAPPKASRPKALASLIPFPDAAGDFIELVEPSHNKQDIVLSAENTRIFLGLMDEFRRGEEIRRRGLSVRSKMLFCGPPGCGKTLCAEIFAAELGLPLYVVKLDRLISSYLGETATNVRKIFEFARKQPSVLFFDEFDAIARARDEGGEHNELRRVVNSLLIFIDRIQPKGYLVAATNLDHSLDAAIWRRFDEVIWFDRPDARMIARFLKMKFKNVAIAFDPEDHLSELEGYSYAELNRICVQSMKSAIIDRRKQVGESDFKVAVADEQRRKRRTRRMAAD, from the coding sequence ATGGCGCGCGGCGAGCTGATGAAAAGATTGCTGGCGAGTTACGGCCGGGACGAGGAGTTCCGGGCGGTCGCCGAGCAAATCATCACGGAAGAAGAAGCGAAGAACAACAAGGTGCTTGCGCGTTCGCTCCGGCGCTCGCTTGAGGTTGCCCCTCCCAAGGCCAGCCGACCGAAGGCGCTTGCCTCGCTCATTCCGTTTCCGGACGCCGCTGGCGATTTCATCGAGCTGGTCGAGCCGAGCCACAACAAGCAGGACATCGTTCTCTCAGCGGAGAATACCCGCATCTTCCTGGGGCTAATGGATGAGTTTCGGCGTGGCGAGGAAATTCGCCGACGGGGCCTTTCCGTTCGGTCCAAGATGCTGTTCTGCGGCCCGCCAGGCTGCGGGAAAACGCTCTGCGCAGAGATTTTTGCAGCCGAACTGGGCTTGCCCCTATATGTGGTCAAGCTCGATCGCCTGATCTCGTCCTACCTTGGTGAGACAGCGACAAATGTCCGCAAAATATTCGAATTTGCGCGCAAGCAGCCCTCGGTTCTGTTTTTCGATGAGTTCGATGCGATCGCCCGCGCGCGCGACGAGGGTGGCGAGCACAACGAACTGCGGCGCGTCGTCAACAGTCTGCTGATCTTCATCGATCGGATACAGCCGAAAGGCTATCTCGTCGCGGCGACCAATCTCGATCATTCGCTCGACGCAGCGATATGGCGTCGGTTCGACGAAGTTATCTGGTTCGACCGGCCCGATGCGCGCATGATTGCGCGCTTCCTCAAGATGAAGTTCAAGAATGTGGCAATTGCCTTCGATCCCGAGGATCATCTCTCGGAGCTTGAAGGCTATTCCTATGCGGAGCTGAACCGGATCTGTGTTCAGTCCATGAAGAGCGCGATTATCGATCGCCGGAAGCAGGTCGGGGAATCCGATTTCAAAGTTGCGGTCGCCGATGAACAGCGGCGGAAGCGTCGAACCAGACGCATGGCGGCGGACTGA
- a CDS encoding RNA polymerase sigma factor, protein MSQGRSEDRLRDPVIIRDSGRFSFPEFYTREKPRLMRFFTRQLGNQADADELAQESFTRFVRAAPAQALASPQAYLTRIATNLLRDFVERGSTLLSKRTKPLDDGLYAIAPSDTHRELQAKQDLARWKLILNQLPPQTLDIFLRNRVEGQTYVAIAAELDLPLWVVQKQMVKAIRHVTAYREANDD, encoded by the coding sequence ATGAGCCAGGGCAGAAGCGAGGATCGCCTGCGCGATCCGGTCATAATCAGAGATTCCGGCAGGTTCAGCTTCCCGGAATTCTACACAAGGGAGAAGCCCCGCCTCATGCGCTTCTTCACGCGCCAGCTTGGCAATCAGGCCGATGCCGACGAACTTGCCCAGGAGAGCTTCACTCGTTTCGTGCGCGCAGCGCCCGCACAAGCGCTTGCCAGCCCACAGGCTTATCTCACGCGCATCGCGACGAACCTGCTGCGCGATTTCGTCGAGCGCGGATCCACCCTGTTGTCGAAACGCACCAAGCCGCTCGACGATGGCCTGTATGCAATTGCCCCATCCGACACCCATCGCGAGTTGCAGGCAAAGCAGGATCTGGCGCGCTGGAAGCTGATCCTCAACCAACTTCCGCCACAAACGCTAGATATCTTCCTGCGCAATCGGGTCGAAGGGCAGACCTATGTCGCGATTGCAGCAGAGCTCGATCTTCCGCTCTGGGTCGTGCAGAAACAGATGGTCAAAGCCATTCGCCATGTTACCGCCTATCGCGAGGCGAATGATGACTGA
- a CDS encoding c-type cytochrome, whose amino-acid sequence MSGVLAWAGAAPAHGGRQLVDQQCSGCHATGPDGVSTNPDAPTFRSLYRRYPVDALRESFLKGLQVGHRNMPRFKLTPQEITEIVGYLEDLNPCAKPSSDKAAMAACFSPME is encoded by the coding sequence ATGAGCGGGGTGCTCGCTTGGGCAGGTGCGGCCCCTGCCCATGGAGGTCGTCAGCTTGTCGACCAGCAATGCTCAGGCTGCCACGCAACAGGACCGGATGGCGTCAGCACCAACCCCGACGCGCCGACATTTCGTTCCTTATATCGCCGCTATCCTGTCGATGCCCTGCGGGAATCATTCTTGAAGGGCTTACAGGTGGGGCATCGCAATATGCCCCGATTCAAACTCACACCTCAGGAAATAACCGAAATCGTCGGCTATCTGGAGGATCTCAATCCCTGCGCCAAGCCTTCGTCCGACAAGGCTGCAATGGCCGCATGTTTTTCGCCGATGGAATAA
- a CDS encoding S8 family peptidase produces MARYDHLQLVRLPERLPRRKTGGGGPPPQREPGGHSRRLGEELDQAVEVQRQRRRPDAVNPALILRVSMSGPLLEEEWAKVGLTVLSSDEDRSLILFASNDELTDFRRKMTAYGQGVRGDQINPSYAGFIANVEGIAAVAPRDRIGLRAREAALVETEDFQPGTQYIVDLELWDLGRRELRERKLDEIVAYAEALGAEELDRHIGPNITMVRLSGDGRMVRPLLAIEEIAEIDFPPEPDFMERDTGDLAIGELPPVEELAADAPLIGIIDSGVNDHPLIEDIIAGAIGVPATLGTADDWGHGTFVGGIATFGDLRAQLGNEALVRNARLCSAKVVDERGRFPNSRLVPRLMREAITRLNDEFGCRIFVISLGDRTKLIEGTKVGVWAQTLDELVRELDVVIIVSAGNRHPRSHLRVEEAVTEYPSYLSEPANRLCEPAGGMNIVTVGALAHGNGLPAAAAGTVGIRPITERLEPSPFSRAGPGARGAIKPDFTDIGGTLIYDGTTNLLQGGEVRPEAGVLSLHHRPVDRLFATRSGTSHAAPLVAYKASQILGRFPDASANLVRALLASSATVPSEAAHRLALLGEVPTRAQCGYGMVDAELASYSDDNRVVLYAEDELTIDHFAVYQIPIPRPFQTERGRRTIRVSLAYDPPVRHSRLDYNGVSMSFRLVRGCEPETIFEHYRQRTQAEGPIPEMANRNNCTLSPSSTAREKSSLQSASVTFSRDVSSYGDAYYLVVRCAGGWSGDVGQQGFAIVVEISHEAELTLYERLRQQLRVRA; encoded by the coding sequence ATGGCCCGCTATGATCATTTGCAGCTGGTACGGCTGCCTGAGCGACTGCCGCGTCGAAAGACAGGCGGCGGCGGACCTCCGCCCCAGCGAGAGCCTGGTGGCCACAGCCGCAGACTCGGTGAAGAACTCGACCAAGCCGTGGAAGTCCAACGGCAGCGTCGACGCCCGGATGCGGTCAACCCTGCGCTGATCCTTCGCGTCAGTATGAGCGGGCCATTGCTGGAGGAGGAGTGGGCCAAGGTCGGATTGACCGTGCTTTCGAGCGACGAAGATCGGTCACTCATCCTGTTCGCCTCCAATGATGAACTGACTGATTTCCGGCGCAAGATGACAGCTTATGGTCAAGGCGTGCGTGGCGACCAAATCAATCCGTCCTATGCGGGCTTCATCGCCAACGTCGAAGGGATCGCCGCAGTAGCGCCGCGCGATCGCATTGGCCTTCGCGCACGCGAAGCAGCCCTCGTTGAGACAGAAGATTTCCAGCCTGGCACACAGTATATCGTCGATCTCGAACTCTGGGATCTCGGGCGGCGTGAGCTGCGGGAGCGAAAGCTGGACGAGATCGTCGCCTATGCTGAAGCGCTTGGTGCCGAAGAGCTGGATCGGCATATCGGCCCGAACATCACGATGGTTCGTCTGAGCGGTGATGGTCGAATGGTGCGTCCACTTCTTGCAATCGAAGAAATTGCTGAAATCGACTTCCCGCCCGAACCGGATTTTATGGAGCGCGACACGGGCGATCTGGCGATTGGAGAACTGCCTCCCGTCGAAGAATTGGCCGCCGATGCCCCGCTGATCGGCATCATCGACAGTGGCGTGAACGACCATCCGTTGATCGAGGACATCATCGCCGGTGCTATCGGAGTGCCGGCGACGCTTGGGACGGCCGACGATTGGGGACATGGTACGTTCGTTGGAGGCATTGCAACCTTTGGCGATCTTCGGGCGCAGCTCGGCAATGAAGCACTTGTACGAAATGCGCGGCTCTGTTCCGCCAAGGTCGTGGATGAGCGCGGGCGTTTTCCCAACAGCCGATTGGTCCCGCGCCTTATGCGTGAGGCCATAACCAGACTAAATGACGAGTTTGGGTGCCGCATTTTCGTGATCTCCTTGGGCGACCGCACCAAACTGATCGAGGGGACGAAAGTCGGCGTGTGGGCTCAAACGCTCGATGAACTGGTGCGTGAACTCGATGTAGTCATCATCGTTTCGGCCGGGAATCGGCATCCGCGCAGCCATTTGCGGGTTGAGGAGGCTGTGACCGAATATCCTTCCTACCTGTCCGAGCCTGCCAACCGACTCTGCGAACCCGCCGGCGGCATGAACATTGTGACGGTCGGCGCACTCGCCCACGGAAATGGTCTTCCAGCCGCAGCTGCGGGGACGGTCGGAATTCGGCCCATCACCGAGCGGCTCGAACCGTCCCCCTTCTCGCGCGCGGGGCCAGGCGCAAGAGGCGCCATCAAACCTGATTTTACGGATATCGGTGGAACACTGATTTACGACGGTACGACAAACCTCCTTCAGGGTGGTGAGGTCCGCCCGGAAGCCGGTGTCCTCTCGCTTCACCATCGCCCGGTGGATCGTCTTTTCGCAACCCGGTCCGGTACGTCGCACGCCGCGCCGCTGGTTGCCTATAAAGCCAGCCAGATACTGGGAAGATTCCCCGATGCCTCGGCTAACCTTGTACGCGCGCTTCTTGCCAGCAGCGCAACAGTGCCATCTGAGGCTGCACATCGTCTTGCCTTGTTAGGCGAGGTGCCGACCCGCGCGCAGTGCGGCTACGGAATGGTCGATGCCGAGCTTGCCTCCTATTCCGATGACAATCGTGTTGTCCTTTACGCGGAGGACGAACTCACGATCGACCATTTTGCGGTCTATCAGATACCGATTCCGCGACCATTCCAGACAGAACGTGGTCGTCGAACGATCCGCGTAAGCCTGGCCTACGATCCACCTGTGCGCCACAGCCGGCTCGACTATAATGGTGTCTCGATGAGCTTCCGGCTCGTTCGTGGGTGCGAGCCGGAAACGATTTTCGAGCATTACCGGCAACGCACGCAGGCCGAGGGACCGATCCCGGAAATGGCCAACCGCAACAATTGCACCTTATCTCCGTCATCTACAGCGCGCGAAAAATCGAGCCTTCAAAGCGCGTCCGTTACCTTCTCACGAGACGTCAGCAGTTACGGTGACGCCTACTATCTGGTCGTGCGCTGCGCGGGAGGATGGTCAGGGGATGTCGGCCAGCAAGGCTTCGCTATTGTTGTCGAAATCTCGCACGAGGCGGAATTAACTTTGTATGAGCGCCTGCGGCAGCAATTGCGGGTTCGCGCCTGA